From the Theobroma cacao cultivar B97-61/B2 chromosome 2, Criollo_cocoa_genome_V2, whole genome shotgun sequence genome, one window contains:
- the LOC18607560 gene encoding amino acid permease 4, whose product MLPRSRTMPSRINHGVIEERHDIRHYLQVEVQPKAQNESEAMDPQANHAKCFDDDGRLKRTGTFWTATSHIITAVIGSGVLSLAWAIAQLGWVAGPTVLVLFAFVNLYTSNLLTECYRSGDPITGQRNYTYMEAVKAHLGGWKVKLCGWIQYLNLFGVAVGYTIAASVSMMAIKRANCLHKSGGTDPCHMSSNGYMISFGIAEVIFSQIPDFSHVWWLSIVAAIMSFTYSAVGLALGIGKVAEHGKIDGSLLGISIGTVTHAGTVTGMQKIWRTLQALGAIAFAYSYSIILIEIQDTVKSPPAEYKTMKKATLFSITVTTVFYLFCGCMGYAAIGDLAPGNLLTGFGFYNPYWLLDIANLAIVVHLVGAYQVFCQPLFAFVEKWCAQKWPKSDLVTAEYDIPIPFGGVYQLNLFRLAWRTIFVVMTTVIAMLMPFFNDVVGFLGAMGFWPLTVYFPVEMYISQKKIGRGTTRWLALQIISVACFFVTVAAAVGSVAGVVLDLKTYKPFKTSY is encoded by the exons ATGTTGCCGAGGAGTCGGACTATGCCTAGCAGGATCAACCATGGCGTT ATCGAAGAAAGGCATGATATCAGGCACTACTTGCAAGTGGAAGTTCAGCCTAAAGCTCAGAATGAGAGTGAAGCAATGGACCCTCAAGCCAACCATGCCAAgtgttttgatgatgatggCCGCTTGAAGAGAACGG GTACTTTTTGGACTGCAACATCCCATATTATAACTGCTGTTATAGGATCGGGAGTTCTATCATTGGCATGGGCCATAGCGCAACTTGGTTGGGTTGCAGGGCCAACTGTCCTGGTACTTTTCGCCTTCGTCAATCTCTATACTTCCAACCTCCTAACAGAGTGTTATAGGTCTGGTGACCCTATCACGGGACAAAGAAACTATACCTACATGGAGGCTGTCAAGGCACACTTAG GAGGATGGAAGGTCAAGTTATGTGGATGGATCCAATACCTGAATTTGTTTGGTGTCGCAGTTGGGTATACAATTGCTGCATCAGTCAGTATGAT GGCGATCAAGAGAGCAAACTGTTTGCACAAGAGTGGCGGGACAGATCCATGTCATATGTCAAGTAACGGGTATATGATATCATTTGGAATTGCGGAAGTAATTTTTTCTCAGATACCGGACTTTAGTCATGTATGGTGGCTATCCATAGTTGCAGCTATTATGTCATTTACATATTCTGCCGTTGGTCTTGCTCTTGGCATTGGAAAAGTTGCAG AACACGGGAAAATTGATGGAAGCCTGCTGGGAATAAGCATAGGTACGGTAACACATGCTGGCACAGTTACTGGCATGCAGAAGATATGGAGGACTTTGCAAGCTCTGGGAGCTATTGCTTTTGCATACTCCTATTCTATAATCCTTATTGAAATTCAG GATACAGTAAAATCTCCTCCAGCGGAGTACAAGACAATGAAGAAGGCTACTTTATTCAGCATCACTGTAACAACAGTGTTTTACTTATTCTGTGGTTGCATGGGATATGCAGCCATTGGTGATCTCGCCCCTGGAAATCTTTTGACTGGGTTTGGATTTTACAACCCTTACTGGTTGCTAGACATTGCTAATCTAGCGATTGTTGTCCACCTTGTTGGCGCATATCAG GTCTTTTGCCAGCCCTTGTTTGCATTTGTAGAAAAATGGTGTGCTCAAAAGTGGCCAAAGAGTGACTTGGTGACAGCAGAATATGACATACCTATTCCTTTTGGCGGTGTGTACCAGCTCAACCTCTTCCGCCTAGCATGGAGGACAATATTTGTTGTGATGACAACTGTTATAGCCATGCTCATgccattttttaatgatgtcGTTGGATTCCTTGGGGCAATGGGATTCTGGCCATTAACTGTTTATTTCCCCGTTGAGATGTATATATCTCAGAAGAAGATTGGGCGAGGAACAACCAGGTGGCTTGCCCTTCAAATAATTAGTGTAGCTTGTTTCTTTGTAACAGTGGCTGCTGCAGTTGGATCTGTGGCTGGAGTTGTTCTGGATCTCAAGACTTACAAGCCATTTAAAACTAGTTACTAA
- the LOC18607561 gene encoding uncharacterized protein LOC18607561: MSSSSSPTPSQNPSSLYPQVDLSNPDATSFSTSPSSTSLYPSIDVKDLAENLFPEDDTVLHTHQDSQEQLLLKIPGAIVHLIERETSVELACGEFCLVSLLQGDNVVAVFARVGDDIQWPLAKDEPVVKLDTSHYFFTLRVPSNGSFEDGKDFKESEEVLNYGLTIAAKGQEGLLKELDRVLETYSCFSVQEVKGIGNWNVVDTRNVAPEELDREDKRELIVGSSMAYWTTLAPNVEDYSGSIARAIASGSGYVVKGILWCGDVTVDRLKWSNEFLKIRMKPGSTSEISPGALRRMKRVKKLTKMSEKVATGILSGVVKVSGFFTSSIINSKVGKKFFNLLPGEIVLASLDGFNKVCDAVEVAGRNVMSTTSVVTTGLVSQRYGEKAGQVTNEGLDAAGHAIGTAWAVFKIRKALNPKSVLKPTALAKAAAQANAAELKAKNKE; encoded by the exons atgtcttcttcttcttctccaacACCTTCTCAAAACCCTTCCTCTCTTTACCCACAAGTCGATCTGTCGAACCCAGATGCCACTTCATTCTCCACTTCTCCTTCTTCTACCTCTTTATACCCTTCCATTGACGTGAAAGATTTAGCAGAAAACCTCTTTCCGGAAGACGACACTGTTTTACACACCCACCAAGATTCTCAAGAACAACTCCTCCTCAAAATCCCCGGCGCCATAGTTCACCTTATTGAACGAGAAACGAGCGTAGAGCTCGCATGCGGTGAGTTCTGTCTTGTTAGTCTCCTTCAAGGTGATAACGTTGTTGCTGTTTTTGCTCGTGTTGGTGATGATATTCAATGGCCTTTGGCTAAAGATGAGCCTGTAGTTAAGCTCGATACGTCCCACTATTTCTTTACCCTTCGAGTACCGTCAAATGGATCGTTTGAAGATGGtaaagattttaaagaaagcGAGGAGGTTTTGAACTATGGCTTGACAATAGCTGCAAAAGGGCAAGAGGGGTTGTTGAAGGAACTGGATAGAGTCTTGGAAACTTACAGCTGTTTTTCGGTTCAAGAAGTGAAAGGTATAGGGAATTGGAATGTTGTGGATACGAGAAATGTGGCGCCCGAGGAGTTGGACAGAGAGGACAAGAGGGAGTTGATAGTTGGGAGTTCAATGGCGTATTGGACTACTTTGGCGCCTAATGTTGAAGATTATAGCGGATCTATAGCGAGGGCGATTGCGTCAGGGTCAGGGTACGTTGTAAAGGGGATTTTGTGGTGCGGTGATGTTACTGTGGATAGGTTGAAGTGGAGCAATGAGTTCTTGAAAATTAGAATGAAGCCAGGTTCAACATCAGAGATTAGTCCTGGGGCCTTGAGACGGATGAAAAG GGTTAAGAAATTAACAAAGATGTCTGAGAAAGTGGCCACTGGAATTCTTTCTGGAGTGGTTAAGGTGTCTGGATTCTTCACAAGTTCAATTATCAACTCCAAAGTTGGCAAGAAATTTTTCAACCTGCTACCTGGAGAAATTGTTCTTGCTTCCTTGGATGGATTTA ATAAGGTTTGTGATGCTGTTGAAGTAGCTGGAAGGAATGTCATGTCTACCACATCGGTTGTGACAACTGGACTTGTTTCACAGAG GTATGGAGAAAAGGCAGGACAGGTGACAAATGAAGGGCTTGATGCCGCAGGACATGCTATTGGAACTGCTTGGGCCGTCTTCAAGATAAGAAAGGCTCTTAACCCGAAGAGTGTTCTCAAACCCACAGCCCTTGCAAAAGCTGCTGCACAAGCAAATGCTGCTGAATTGAAGGCCAAAAATAAGGAGTAA
- the LOC18607562 gene encoding pentatricopeptide repeat-containing protein At1g11290, chloroplastic, which translates to MILSKIRRNPSAFLHFNSFSTSFKPSSPCVNSYNASKLLSKHFKAGRMQEAEKLFGQIPQRNVVLWSVVIHGYSINGHHMKSMESYLHMRNSRLFPNSFTVVGLLVGIQDLQLGQSIHGLILKCGLDFDLVVCTAMLNAYAKCGNITDSYKLFEGLQNPGLVSCNAMIAGFVNNELFEEAVLLFKKLRKCGLVPNVATALSIIQGGVGLGLRNICKLIHGLIVKFGLGSDIRVNNSVLDMYSCLMDLDAATTIFDGMELKDVISWTTMIGLLVNLEYATAALELFCKMKDSGVSYDAIVFMNLVSACAILGDLRKGKQTHAQAVVCGFVSELPLVNSIMAMYSKCGDVDSSRILFDQSTQKSLVSWAAIVSGYVQNGFSREALNLFIKFRLEEYYLPDSVMLMGALTASSDMADFELCQQLHCCAFEAGFFSYRSVQNTLISAYSKCGNMKLAYLVLKEMGYLKDVVSWNAIINGYGINGQGETALALYHEMREGMEDADSATYLSILNACSHAGLINDGLMIFNKMVEDHKIRPSQEHYGCIIDLLARAGCLSDASGIVSQIGIGPNAWRALLSGCMLHGNVEVAEFAARKVLKLEPRESDEVVLLSNVYASVGRFQDAEALRLDMQKKALIKNPGVSLLCRIPYDGG; encoded by the coding sequence ATGATTTTAAGCAAAATCCGGCGAAACCCATCtgcttttcttcatttcaatAGCTTCTCCACTTCTTTCAAACCTTCTTCTCCATGCGTTAATTCATATAATGCCTCCAAACTCTTGAGCAAGCACTTTAAAGCTGGGAGAATGCAAGAAGCAGAGAAATTGTTCGGTCAAATTCCCCAAAGAAACGTAGTTTTATGGTCCGTTGTGATTCACGGGTATTCAATAAATGGGCATCACATGAAATCCATGGAATCCTATTTACATATGCGAAACTCGCGtttatttccaaattctttCACCGTTGTTGGTCTTCTTGTTGGCATTCAAGACTTGCAATTGGGGCAATCGATTCATGGACTAATTTTGAAATGTGGATTAGATTTTGACTTAGTTGTCTGCACCGCAATGCTTAATGCTTATGCGAAATGTGGAAATATAACCGattcatataaattatttgaGGGACTGCAGAACCCGGGTTTGGTTTCTTGCAATGCTATGATTGCAGGCTTTGTAAACAACGAGCTGTTTGAAGAGGCTGTTTTGCTGTTTAAGAAGCTAAGGAAGTGTGGTTTGGTTCCTAATGTGGCGACTGCATTATCTATCATTCAGGGTGGTGTTGGTTTAGGCTTGagaaatatatgcaaattGATCCATGGTTTGATAGTTAAGTTTGGTCTTGGCTCAGATATAAGAGTTAATAATTCCGTACTTGACATGTACTCTTGTTTGATGGATTTGGATGCTGCTACAACAATTTTTGATGGGATGGAACTCAAAGATGTCATCAGTTGGACAACAATGATTGGTTTATTGGTAAATCTTGAGTATGCAACTGCTGCTCTAGAGCTTTTCTGCAAAATGAAGGATAGTGGGGTCAGTTATGATGCTATAGTTTTTATGAATCTTGTTTCTGCTTGTGCAATCTTAGGAGATTTgaggaaaggaaaacaaaCCCATGCTCAAGCTGTTGTTTGTGGATTTGTATCAGAGCTTCCGCTTGTGAACTCAATTATGGCAATGTATTCTAAATGTGGTGATGTAGATTCTTCAAGAATTTTGTTTGATCAATCAACTCAGAAGAGTTTAGTTTCATGGGCAGCAATAGTTTCAGGATATGTACAAAATGGTTTCTCAAGAGAGGCTCTGAATCTCTTTATTAAATTTAGACTGGAAGAATACTATCTCCCAGATTCAGTAATGCTGATGGGTGCATTAACAGCTTCCTCTGATATGGCTGATTTTGAGCTCTGCCAGCAGCTTCATTGTTGTGCTTTTGAAGCTGGATTCTTCTCTTATAGATCAGTTCAAAATACTCTGATATCAGCATATTCAAAATGCGGCAACATGAAACTTGCTTACCTTGTCCTCAAGGAGATGGGCTATCTTAAAGATGTAGTCTCTTGGAATGCAATTATAAATGGGTATGGTATCAATGGCCAAGGAGAAACTGCCCTTGCTCTATACCATGAAATGAGGGAAGGCATGGAAGATGCTGATAGTGCTACTTATTTGTCCATATTAAATGCATGTAGTCATGCAGGACTGATAAATGATGGCCTGATGATTTTCAATAAGATGGTGGAAGATCATAAAATAAGGCCTAGCCAAGAACATTATGGCTGTATCATTGACTTGCTTGCACGAGCAGGCTGCTTATCTGATGCAAGCGGGATTGTTAGTCAAATAGGGATTGGTCCTAATGCTTGGAGGGCTTTGCTTAGTGGCTGCATGCTTCATGGTAATGTGGAGGTAGCTGAATTTGCAGCAAGGAAGGTTCTTAAACTGGAGCCAAGGGAATCAGATGAAGTTGTGCTCCTTTCTAATGTTTATGCATCAGTCGGCAGGTTTCAGGATGCGGAAGCATTGAGATTAGACATGCAGAAGAAGGCGTTGATTAAAAATCCGGGAGTTAGCTTGCTCTGTAGGATTCCATATGACGGAGGCTGA
- the LOC18607565 gene encoding subtilisin-like protease SBT1.6, producing the protein MANFLSSFLPLLFLLFISSDFPKSFSSYQTVKTFIFRVDSESKPSIFPTHYHWYTSEFAEPTRILHVYDTVFHGFSAVVTETHAASLSNHPSVLAVFEDRRRELHTTRSPQFLGLRNQHGLWSDSDYGSDVIIGVFDTGIWPERRSFSDTNLGPIPARWKGVCQTGAKFVAKNCNRKLIGARFFSKGHEAAAGLGGPIAGINETIEFMSPRDADGHGTHTASTAAGRHSFRASMEGYAAGIAKGVAPKARLAVYKVCWKNSGCFDSDILAAFDGAVNDGVDVISISIGGGDGISSPYYLDPIAIGAYGAVSRGVFVSSSAGNDGPNLMSVTNLAPWLVTVGAGTIDRNFPADVILGDGRRLNGVSLYSGEQLKGKMYPLVYPGKSGVLSASLCMENSLDPSVVKGKIVICDRGSSPRVAKGLVVQKAGGVGMILANGVSNGEGLVGDAHILPACALGSDEGDAVKSYVSSSANPTATIDFKGTVIGIKPAPVVASFTGRGPNGLNPEILKPDLIAPGVNILAAWTDAVGPTGLDSDQRKTEFNILSGTSMACPHVSGAAALLKSAHPDWSPAAIRSAMMTTASITDNKNQPMIDEATGKQSTPYDFGAGHLNLDRAMDPGLIYDITNNDYENFLCAIGYNPKLVQVVTRSPAVCPMKKPLPENLNYPSIAALFSTTSRGPTSKTFIRTVTNVGQANAVYVAKIEAPKGVRVTVKPVELVFTPAVKKRSFFVTITADSKHLVVDDSGAVFGSLSWTDGNKHVVRSPIVVTQLDPL; encoded by the coding sequence ATGGCTAATTTTCTCTCcagttttcttcctttactgttccttcttttcatttcctcTGATTTTCCGAAATCATTTTCCTCTTATCAAACTGTTAAAACCTTCATCTTCCGTGTAGACTCTGAATCGAAGCCGTCCATTTTCCCCACTCATTATCACTGGTACACTTCCGAGTTCGCGGAACCAACGCGAATCCTTCATGTGTACGACACCGTTTTCCACGGCTTCTCAGCCGTTGTAACTGAAACCCACGCCGCTTCACTCAGTAACCACCCTTCAGTCCTTGCTGTTTTTGAAGACCGCCGCCGGGAGCTTCACACGACTCGCTCCCCTCAGTTCCTCGGGCTAAGAAACCAACACGGACTTTGGTCCGACTCAGACTACGGATCCGATGTCATAATAGGAGTATTCGACACCGGAATCTGGCCCGAACGACGTAGCTTCTCAGACACGAATCTTGGACCGATTCCGGCTCGGTGGAAAGGAGTTTGCCAAACCGGAGCCAAATTCGTTGCTAAAAACTGCAACCGTAAATTAATTGGAGCGAGATTCTTCTCTAAAGGTCATGAAGCGGCTGCGGGACTGGGTGGTCCGATCGCAGGAATCAACGAAACGATCGAATTCATGTCGCCGAGAGATGCTGATGGTCACGGGACTCACACGGCCTCAACCGCCGCCGGAAGACACTCATTCCGCGCCAGCATGGAAGGTTACGCTGCCGGGATCGCGAAAGGCGTGGCGCCGAAAGCCAGACTGGCGGTTTACAAGGTTTGTTGGAAGAATTCAGGTTGTTTCGATTCCGACATTTTAGCCGCTTTCGATGGAGCCGTTAATGATGGCGTCGATGTTATTTCGATTTCGATCGGGGGCGGAGACGGAATCTCTTCTCCTTACTATCTCGACCCGATAGCAATCGGAGCATACGGTGCGGTCTCGCGAGGGGTATTTGTGTCATCTTCGGCTGGAAACGATGGGCCTAATCTAATGTCGGTTACCAACCTTGCTCCTTGGTTGGTTACTGTTGGAGCGGGAACAATCGACCGGAACTTCCCTGCTGACGTCATCCTTGGTGATGGGAGGAGGTTAAACGGCGTCTCGTTGTACTCCGGTGAGCAGTTGAAAGGCAAGATGTATCCGTTGGTTTATCCTGGTAAATCAGGGGTACTCTCGGCTTCTCTATGTATGGAGAATTCGCTTGATCCTAGCGTTGTTAAGGGAAAGATCGTAATTTGTGATCGTGGGAGTAGTCCGAGGGTGGCCAAAGGTTTGGTTGTGCAGAAAGCTGGAGGAGTCGGCATGATTCTTGCTAATGGGGTTTCAAATGGTGAAGGATTGGTGGGCGATGCTCATATTTTGCCCGCTTGTGCTCTTGGGTCAGATGAAGGGGATGCGGTCAAATCATATGTTTCATCATCAGCAAATCCGACGGCTACCATTGATTTTAAGGGCACTGTCATTGGTATCAAGCCCGCGCCTGTTGTGGCTTCGTTTACCGGGAGAGGACCCAATGGGTTGAACCCTGAAATTCTCAAGCCGGATTTGATTGCTCCGGGGGTTAACATTTTGGCTGCTTGGACTGATGCTGTTGGACCAACAGGGTTAGACTCTGATCAACGGAAAACAGAGTTTAATATTCTATCAGGAACCTCGATGGCTTGTCCTCATGTTAGTGGTGCAGCGGCTTTGCTTAAGTCTGCACACCCTGATTGGAGCCCAGCGGCAATTCGATCCGCTATGATGACTACTGCGAGTATAACTGATAACAAGAATCAGCCTATGATTGATGAGGCAACTGGGAAGCAGTCGACTCCTTATGATTTTGGTGCTGGGCATCTTAATCTTGATCGCGCAATGGATCCAGGACTTATTTATGATATTACTAACAATGATTATGAAAACTTCTTGTGTGCTATTGGTTATAATCCGAAGTTAGTACAAGTAGTTACGCGATCGCCGGCGGTTTGTCCAATGAAGAAGCCGTTGCCTGAGAATCTTAACTACCCTTCGATCGCTGCATTATTTTCAACCACATCAAGGGGTCCAACAAGTAAGACTTTTATTAGGACGGTGACCAATGTGGGTCAGGCAAATGCGGTTTATGTAGCGAAGATAGAGGCACCGAAAGGGGTGAGAGTGACCGTGAAGCCGGTGGAGTTGGTGTTCACGCCAGCGGTGAAGAAGAGGAGCTTTTTCGTGACCATAACGGCGGATAGCAAGCATCTGGTGGTGGATGATTCAGGAGCTGTGTTTGGATCACTGTCTTGGACAGATGGGAATAAGCATGTGGTGAGGAGCCCAATCGTGGTCACACAACTCGATCCCTTGTAA